The following nucleotide sequence is from Streptomyces sp. NBC_00239.
GGGGCCGGCGGGTGTCCGGGCCGTCCCTTCCGGATCCGGCCCGACCCGGGCCGTCCCTTCCTAGAACCCCGGGCCGTCGGCCCGGTTGCCGGCCGTGGCGAGGCGGCCCCACAGCAGGTCGGTCAGCGCGGTGACCAGCTGCGCGCGGGCGCACGGGCGCTCGCCGAGCCACCAGTCGCCGGCCGCGTGCATCATGCCGACGATGCCGTGGCCCCACACCCTGGCCAGTTCCTCGCCGTCCGCGCCGAGGTCCACCCGCTCGGCGATCACCTTGGCCAGCTCCTCGCCGAGCCGCCGCAGCAGCGGGGCCGAGTGCAGGCCGACGTCGAACCCGCGTTCCGCGGAGTGCGGGTCCTCGGCGGGGTGCATCAGGAAGCGGTACACCTGCGGGCGGGCCTCGATGGCCGCGAGGTAGGTGTCGAGGGTGGCCTCCACCCGGCGGCGCCGCTCGGCCGGGGCGTCGAGAGCGGCGCGCAGCGAGTCGAGCAGGGCGTCGGTGTGGCGGACGGCGAGGGCCTGGTAGAGGCCCGCCTTGTCGCCGAAGTGCCGGTAGAGGATCGGCTTGGTGATGCCGGCCTCGGCGGCGATCGCGTTCATGGAGGCCCGGGGGCCGTCCCGGAGGACGACCCGGTCGGCGGCTTCGAGCAACTCCCGTCGCCGTCGATCGGCCGTGCCCTGCCGGCCGTCCTGCTGCGTGGTCTCCATGACGTTTCTTCTCCCCGCCCGTGCGATTGCGTGACGCCCACGCAACGTAACACCCCGTGCCTCGGGGGGATCGGACCGGCCGCGGCGTTGACATTGGCTACTGGCGGGTAACAGACTGTGCTCCTTGCTGATGTTACTACGGGTAACGCATTTTTGGAGGGGACATGGCGGAGTTCACCATGGAGCTCAACGAGGACCAGAAGCAGGTCCGTGACTGGATCCACGGTTTCGCCGCCGACGTGATCCGGCCCGCGGCCGCCGAATGGGACGAGCGCGAAGAGACTCCGTGGCCCGTCATCCAGGAAGCCGCCAAGGTCGGC
It contains:
- a CDS encoding TetR family transcriptional regulator, producing the protein METTQQDGRQGTADRRRRELLEAADRVVLRDGPRASMNAIAAEAGITKPILYRHFGDKAGLYQALAVRHTDALLDSLRAALDAPAERRRRVEATLDTYLAAIEARPQVYRFLMHPAEDPHSAERGFDVGLHSAPLLRRLGEELAKVIAERVDLGADGEELARVWGHGIVGMMHAAGDWWLGERPCARAQLVTALTDLLWGRLATAGNRADGPGF